From Acidobacteriota bacterium:
GGGATGAATCCGGGCGGCAAACAAGGCTTCAGCGGCATAAATATTGCCCAATCCAAGCACTCTGGTCTGATCAAGCAACACTTCTTTGATCGCCCGTTTGGATTTGCTGAGTGTTGTCGTGAGATATTCAAGCGTAAAGTCCGGCCCGAGCGGTTCTGGTGCCAAACTGCTCAATTCTTTGGCTTGATGGAGTTCATCCGTTTTGACCAGGTGCATCATTCCAAAGTGGCGTTGATCCTGAAACGCCAGCAATTTGTTTTCATCCAGCGCAAAAATGGCGTGGGTAAATTTGGGAAGTTCAGCCGATTGATCAACATAGAGAAACCGTCCTGACATCCGCAGATGGACAATCAACGTGTCGCTGGAATCCAGGTGGAGCAGGATATGTTTTCCACGTCGGCCAATATCGGTAAAGGTGGCACCTTTGAGCCGGTCACAAAACTCCTCGGGTGTATGGGCTGGGATCAATTTGGCACGGTTGATCACTGCTTGCTCAATGGTGTGTTCAGGTAACAATTGGCGGAGGTAGGCCGCAACAGATTCGACTTCAGGTAGTTCAGGCATAAGTTGAGAGCGAGTCGCGAGATTGTGAGTAGCAAGTAGTAAAACCCTGGTTCTTAACCCTTTGGTATCCATTGTGCAACCTGGTTTGGCAGGTCCAGTGTATGCCCGATTCCCTTACGCAGGTGGCACTGACAACCGTATCCTTCGTAAGCCCCTTGTTTGAAGTAGCCCAAAGCGATACAGTCGCCACTTTTCTCAGGTGCTGCTCAACTCTTCCTTTGCATGACTGACTACTGACTACTGACTACTGACTGCCTTTCTATGTTT
This genomic window contains:
- the mutM gene encoding bifunctional DNA-formamidopyrimidine glycosylase/DNA-(apurinic or apyrimidinic site) lyase, with protein sequence MPELPEVESVAAYLRQLLPEHTIEQAVINRAKLIPAHTPEEFCDRLKGATFTDIGRRGKHILLHLDSSDTLIVHLRMSGRFLYVDQSAELPKFTHAIFALDENKLLAFQDQRHFGMMHLVKTDELHQAKELSSLAPEPLGPDFTLEYLTTTLSKSKRAIKEVLLDQTRVLGLGNIYAAEALFAARIHPELPASKVTPTQLEDLHPAIQAILEAAIEAGSTIHTNPEDITGGYFGNAFEEALAVYDREGEPCWRCETLIERIRQGQRSTYFCPNCQKKEELRIENEE